The Pseudoxanthomonas sp. genome segment GTACCGAACCGAGGAACGTGTACAGGAAGAACTTCAACGACGCGTAGATGCGGCGCGGGCCGCCCCAGACACCGATGATCAGGAACATCGGGATCAGCATCGCCTCGAAGAACACGTAGAACAGCACCGCGTCGCTGGCAGCGAAGATGCCGTTGGTCAGGCCTTCCAGGATCAGGAACGCGGCCACGTACTGGGCCACGCGCTTGTTCACCGATCCCCAGGCGCCAGCCAGGGTCAGCACGGTGATCAGCGTGTTGAGCAGCAGCAGCGCCACCGCGATGCCGTCGGCACCCAGGTTGTAGTGGATGTCGAAGGTCGGGATCCAGGCACGGCTCTCGACGAACTGCAGGCCCGGATTCGCATAGTCGAAGCCCGTCAGCAGGCCGATGCTGAAGACGAAGGTCAGCACCGCGACCGCCAGGCCCAGCCAGCGGGCGGCGCTTGCGCGGGCATTGCCCACGGCGAGCACCAGCGCGCCACCCAGGATGGGCAGCCAGATCAGAACACTAAGCAGGGGCCAGTTCGACACGTTGTGTTATCCGTTGAGTTCTTCGCCAGGACGCTCCGCACGGGGCGGCGCCGGGTCGTTACTGCCAAAACCTGATGACGACGCCCAGCAGCAGGATCAGGCCGACGATCATCGCGAACGCGTAGTGGTACAGGTAGCCGGACTGGGTCTTGCGCAGTAACTGCGCACCCAGGTCGACCAGCTTCGCCGTGCCGTTCACCGCGGCACCGTCGATCACATGGCTGTCGATCGCGCGCGACACCTTGCCCAGCTTCACGCCGCCACCGGCAAAACCGTTGATCCACAGGTGGTCGGCCCAGTACTTCTTGTCCAGGATGTTGGTCAGGAAGGCGCCCACCGGGCTCTGGCGGATCTTGCCGGGCACACCAGGGAAGATGAGGTAGAGCACGGTTGCCAGTGCAAACCCGGCAAACGCCAAGCCGAACGGCCACGCCATGACGCCATGTTTGACGAACGCCCACGGGCCGTGGAAATCCAGGCCCAGAGCCCCGACCGTATCGCGATCCGAAACAGGCTTGCTCGGATCAAGCAGAAGGAAATCGATGGCGCCTTGGAAGAACGGCGTGACCTTGTGATGCCCCGACCAGTCGGTGCCGAACAGCATCGGACCGATGGTGAACCAGCCGATGAAAATCGACGGAATCGCCAACAGGATCAGCGGCAGCGTCACTACCCACGGCGACTCATGTGGTTCATGCGGGCCGTGATGCGCATGCTCGTCATGCGAATGATCGGCATCGTGCGCGTGACCATGGTCATCATGAGCGTCGCGGAAACGCTCCTTGCCGTGGAATGTCAGGTACAGCAAACGGAAACTGTAGAAGCTCGTGACGAACACGCCCAGCAGCACTGCCCAGTACCCGTAGGTGGCGATCCATTCGCTCGGCCCTTGATACCCCTGGCCGGCCATGACACCGAGTTGATCGATCCTGCTACCCACTTCATGCGCAGTGTGAAGGTGATGCTCCGCGGCCTCGATGATCGTGTCCTTCGAGAAGAAGCCGGAGAAACCCGGCGTGCCGACCAGCGCCAGCGTGCCGATCAGGCTGGTGATCCAGGTGATGGGCATGTACTTGCGCAGGCCACCCATCTTCCGCATGTCCTGCTCGTGGTGCATGCCGATGATCACCGAGCCGGCCGCCAGGAACAGCAGCGCCTTGAAGAAGGCGTGCGTCATCAGGTGGAACACGGCCGCCGAGTACGCCGACACGCCCAGCGCCACCGTCATGTAGCCCAGCTGCGACAGCGTGGAGTACGCGACCACGCGCTTGATGTCGTTCTGCACGATGCCGATCAGGCCGGTGAACAGCGCGGTGGTCGCACCGATGAACAGCACGAAATCTAGGGCCGTCTGCGACAGCTCGAACAGCGGCGACATGCGCGCCACCATGAAGATGCCCGCGGTCACCATCGTGGCGGCGTGGATCAGGGCCGAGATCGGCGTGGGACCTTCCATCGAGTCCGGCAGCCACACGTGCAGCGGCACCTGCGCCGACTTGCCCATGGCACCGATGAACAGGCAGATGCAGGTCAGCGTGGCCATCGACCAGATCACCGGCTCGTCGAACACCTGGAAGGTGCTGCCGAACAGGGTGACCGCGCCCGACCAGACCGGGATCGCCTTGCCGACGAGCAGCGTGGCATTGGCGAACACGGTGGCGTAGTCCAGCGTGCCGAACATCAGCAGCACGCAGCCGATACCGAGCAGGAAGCCGAAGTCGCCCACGCGGTTGACCAGGAACGCCTTCATGTTGGCGAAGATCGCGGTCGGGCGCTTGAACCAGAAACCGATCAGCAGGTACGACACCAGGCCCACCGCTTCCCAGCCGAAGAACAGCTGCAGGAAGTTGTTGCTCATCACCAGCATCAGCATGCTGAAGGTGAACAGCGAGATGTAGCTGAAGAAGCGCTGGTAGCCCGGATCCTCGTGCATGTAGCCGATGGTGTACAGGTGCACCAGCAGCGACACGAAGGTCACCACCACCATCATCATCGCGGTCAGCTTGTCGATCATGAAACCGACGTGGCCGCTGATGTTGCCCACCTCGAAGAAGGTGTACAGGTTCTCGTTGAACGGCGACGCGCCCAGCGCCACCAGCTGGTACAGCACCCAGCACGACAGCGCGCAGCTGACCGCCACGCCCAGGATGGTCGCGGTGTGGGCGCCGGCACGGCCGACGATGCGCCCGAACAGCCCGGCGATGATGCTGCCCAGCAGCGGCGCCAGCACGATGGCCAGCAGCACGTTCTTGGAGAGGAGGACTTCCATACCGGTCATCGGTGCATCAGCCTTTGAGCGTGTCGACTTCGGCCACGTTGATCGTGCGCCGGGTGCGGAACAGGGTGACCAGGATCGCCAGGCCGATGGCGGCCTCGGCGGCGGCCACGGTCAGGATGAAGAAGACGAAGATCTGGCCGGCCGGGTCGCCGAGTTCGCGCGAGAACGCGACGAAGTTGATGTTCACCGAGAGCAGCATCAGTTCGATCGACATCAGCAGCACGATGACGTTCTTCCGGTTGAGGAAGATGCCCGCCAGGCTGATGCAGAACAGCACGGCGCCCAGCGCCAGCAGGTGGCCTACGGAAATCATGCCTTGCCCTCCCCGTCCACCGGCGCACTGGCCGGCGTTTCGCGCACCGGCTTCTCGGCCGGCATCGACACCATGCGTAGGCGGTCGCGCGCATTGACCCTCGACTGCTCGCCCGGGTCCTGCGTCTTGATGCCGGTGCGCTTGCGCAGCGTCAGCATCACGGCGGCCACCACGGCCACGGTGAGGATGACGGCGGCGAACTCGAACGGCAGCAGGAATTCGGTGAACAGGGTGCGCGCCAGCCAGGCCGTGTTGGACACGTCGGCGGCGGCGGAAGCGGCGTTGTCAGCGAACGGCACCGCCATCTTCGCCTTGATGCCGATCAGCACCAGCATCTGCGCCAGCATGACCACCGCCACCAGCAGGCCGACGGGCAGGAACTTCACCCAGCCCTCGCGCAGGGCGGCGACGTCGATGTCCAGCATCATCACCACGAACAGGAACAGCACCATCACCGCGCCCACGTAGACGAGGATCAGGGCCACGCCCAGGAACTCCGCGCCCACCAGCAGCCAGATGCAGGCCACCGAGAAGAACGTCAGGATGAGGCACAGCACGGCATGCACCGGGTTGCGCACGCTGATCACCGCGCCGGCGGCGACGACCGCGACGGTGGCGAAGGCGTAGAAACTGATCAGGACCCAATCCATTCTTCTGACCTCAGCGGAAAGCGGCGTCGGCGGCGCGGCGCTCGGCGATCTCGGCTTCCAGCCGGTCGCCGATCGCCAGCAGCTGCGGCTTGGTGACGATGTTCTGCCCGCGCTTGTCGAAGTGGTACTCCAGCACGTGCGTTTCCACGATCGAGTCCACCGGGCAGCTCTCTTCGCAGAAACCGCAGTAGATGCACTTGAACAGGTCGATGTCGTAGCGCGTGGTGCGGCGGGTACCGTCCTCGCGCGGGGCCGAGTCGATGGTGATCGCCAGCGCCGGGCAGACCGCCTCGCACAGCTTGCAGGCGATGCAGCGCTCCTCGCCGTTCGGATACCGGCGCAGCGCGTGCAGGCCGCGGAAGCGCGGCGACTGCGGGAACTTCTCCATCGGGTACATCAGCGTGTACTTCGGCTTGAAGGTGTACTTCAGCGTCAGCCACAGGCCCTGCAGCAGTTCCAGCAGCATCAGGCTCTTGAAGTAGTGCACAACCTTGCTCATGTCTTACACACCCTTCTCGAACACGCCGAAGAACACCAGCAACGCCGTCACCGCGATCCACGCGATGGTCAGCGGAATGAACACCTTCCAGCCCAGGCGCATGATCTGGTCGTAGCGGTAGCGCGGGAAGCTGGCGCGGAACCAGATGTACGCGCTGGCGAAGAACAGGACCTTCAGCAGCAGCCACGGCCAGCCGCCGGTCCAGATCCAGTCGATCCACGGCGACACGTCGGCGGTGATCCAGCCCTGCAGCGGGCTCAGCCAGCCGCCCAGGAAGAACAGCGACACCAGGAAGCTGACCAGGATCATGTTGGCGTATTCGGCCAGGAAGAACAGCGCGAACGCCGCACCCGAATACTCGACCATGTGGCCGGCGACGATCTCCGACTCGCCTTCCACCACGTCGAACGGCGAACGGTTGGTTTCGGCCACGCCGGACACCCAGTACACGATGAACAGCGGGAACAGCGGCAGCCAGAACCACTCGAGGAAGCCCGAGTCGCCCGCCTGCGCCATCACGATGTCGGTCAGGTTGAGGCTGCCGGCGGCGATCAGCACGCCGACCAGGGCGAAGCCCATCGCGATTTCGTAGCTGACCACCTGCGCTGCCGAGCGCATGGCGCCCAGGAAGGCGTACTTCGAGTTGGACGCCCAGCCGGCGATGATGATGCCGTACACGCCCAGCGAGGTCATCGCCAGCAGGTAGAGCAGGCCGGCGTTGGCGTTCGACAGCACCAGCTGGTAGTCGAACGGCACCACCGCCCACGCCGCGAACGCCGGCGCCAGCGTGATCAGCGGCGCCAGCACGTACATGGTCTTCTGCGCGCTGCTGGGCTGGATGATCTCCTTGAACAGCAGCTTGAAGACGTCCGCGAAGGCCTGGAAGATGCCCATGCCCACGTACATCGGCCCGTGGCGCACGTGCATCCAGCCGATCAGCTTGCGCTCCCACACCACGTAGAACGCGACCGAGATGATCACCGGCATGGCGATCGCCAGGATCTTCAGCACGATCCACAGCACCATGCCGATGTCGCCCAGCCCGAAGAACCACTCGCGCAGCGGGCCGACCGCGTTGATCAACATCTCGTTCATGCGCTCACCACCGTGACGCGTCCGGCGCCCAGCGGCGCCGTCGCACCGTAGCCGCTCTCGATCCAGGCGACGCCTGCGGCGACGCGGGCATCCGCCACCACCGGCAGTGCGGCCGTGCCGACGCCGTTGCCGACCTTCGCCATGCCGCCTTCGGCGACACCGGCTGCCTGCGCATCGGCGGGATTCAGCACGATGCGGTCACCCACGTTCAGCGGGTGCGCCTGCAGTGCTTCAGCGCGGCGGACGGTACCGTCGGTGCGGTAGATCGCCGCGGTGACGGCCAGTTCCAGGCCCTGTCCGTCGATGGTCGGTGCGGCGGACTTGGCCACCGTGACCGTCCTGTCGTCGGCGATGGCCTCGCGCGCACCGGCGATGTCGGTGAACTCGAACCCGGCCAGCTGCAGCTCGCCCCCCAGGGCGCGCAGCACCTTCCACCCCTCGCGCGCCTCGCCCGGCAGCTTGCCGGCGGCCTGCGTGCGCTGGTCCCTGCCGTCCAGATTGGTCAGCGTCGCCTCGATTTCGGGCAACAGCCCGATCGGCAGGATCACGTCGGCCACGTCGCGCGTCGACTTGCAGGCGAAGTGGCTGAACGCCACCACCTTGGCCGAGCCCAGCGCGCGCGAAGCGGCCGGCGTGTCGGCGAAGTCCAGGCCCGGCTCGATGCCGTAGATCACGTAGGCGCTGCGCGGCTCGGCGAACATGCCGGCCACGTCGCGACCGCTCGGCAGCACGCCACGGCGGGCCAGCCCGACCGCGTTCGCGCCTTGCGGAATGCGGCACAGCGAGGCATCGGTCGCGCCGGCGAAATCGGCGGCAGCGGCGCGCAGCACGGCGGCCTGCGGATGGTTCTCGACGATGCCGCCGACGATCACGACAGCGCGGTTGGCGGCCTTGGCGATGTCGCGCAGCGCGGCATCGTTCAGCGCTTGGCCCAGTTTCGACGGCGCAACGATGTGCTTGCCGGCGATGCCGAACGCGAAGTCGAAGTCGACCGGGTTGACCACGTGCACCCTGGCGCCCTTGCGGACGGCCTTGCGGATGCGCTGGTGCAGCAGCGGCAGCTCGTGGCGAATGTTGGTGCCGAACAGCACGATCACATCGGCCTGTTCGATCTCCGCCAGCGGCAGCGCGAACGGCTCGGCGACGGCGCCGTCGGAGAAGTCGCGGGTATTGATGCGATGGTCGAGGTTGCCGGTACCGAGGCCGTCGGCCAGCTTCGCCAGCAGGCCGCCCTCCTCGTTCGACACCGCCGGATGCACCAGCACGCCGAGGCTGTCGCCGCGGTTCGCGCGCAGGATTTCGGCGGCGGCCGTCAGGCCTTCCGCCCACGACACTTCGCGCCACTCGCCATCGACCTTCCGCAGCGGCTTCACCGCGCGGTCGTCGGCGTACAGGCCCTGGTGCGAATAGCGGTCGCGATCCGACAGCCAGCATTCGTTGACCGACTCGTTCTCGCGCGGCACGGTGCGCAGCACCTGGCCGCGGCGCGAGTGATAGAACACATTGGAGCCCATCGCGTCGTGGAAGCCGACGGATTCGCGCGCGATCAGTTCCCACGGACGGGCGCGGAACTGGAACACCTTGTTGGTCAGCGCGCCCACCGGGCAGACGTCGATGACGTTGCCGGAGATCTCGGTGGTCAGCGGCTTGCCGTCGTAGGTGCCGATCTGCAGGTTCTCGCCGCGGTACATGCCGCCCAGCTCGTAGGTGCCGGCGACGTCCGCGGTGAAGCGCACGCAGCGCGTGCACTGGATGCAGCGGGTCATCTCGGTGGCGACCAGCGGACCGATGTCCTCGTCCGGCACCACGCGCTTGCGCTCCTGGAAACGGCTGACCGAACGGCCGTAGCCCAGCGACAGGTCCTGCAGCTCGCATTCGCCGCCCTGGTCGCAGATCGGGCAGTCCAGCGGATGGTTGATCAGCAGGAATTCCATCACGTTGCGCTGCGACTTCAGGGCCTTGTCGCTGCGCGTGGCGATCTTCATGCCGTCCATCACCGGCGTGGCGCAGGCCGGCGCCGGCTTCGGCATCTTCTCGACTTCCACCAGGCACATCCGGCAGTTGGCCGCGATCGGCAGCTTCTCGTGGTAACAGAAGCGCGGGATCGGGATGCCGGCCTTGTCGGCGGCCTGGATGATCATCGAACCCTTGGGCGCGGCCAGTTCCTGCCCGTCGATGAAGACGGTGACGTGGTCCGGCGGCAGGTTGGGATTGACGGGCTGCGCACTCACGCGGCCACCTCCAGGTTGGAACGGACCACGGTGCCGTTGCGCTCGTCGTCGACGAGGAACCGCTTGTTGACGATCGCGTATTCGAATTCGTGCCAGAAGTGGCGCAGCATGCCCTGCACCGGCCACGCGGCGGCTTCGCCGAACGCGCAGATGGTGTGGCCTTCGATCTGGCCGGCGGCCGCGCGCAGCGTCTGCAGGTCCTCGATGGTGGCCTTGTGCTCGGCGACACGGGTCAGCATGCGGTACATCCAGCCGGTGCCTTCGCGGCAGGGCGTGCACTGGCCGCAGCTTTCCTTGAAATAGAAGCGCGCGATGCGCTGGCACGCACGCACCATGCAGGTGGTGTCGTCCATCACGATGACCGCGCCCGATCCGAGGCCCGAACCGGCCTTCTGGATGCTGTCGTAGTCCATCGTCAGCCCCATCATCACCTCGCCCGGCAGCACCGGCATCGAAGATCCGCCGGGAATGACGGCCTTGAGCTTGCGGCCTTCGCGCATACCGCCGCACAGCTCGAGCAGCTCGGCGAACGGCGTGCCCAGGCGGATCTCGTGGTTGCCGGGCTTCGCCACATGGCCGGAGACCGAGAAGATCTTGCAGCCGCCATTGTTGGGCTTGCCCAGGTTCATGAACCACTCGGCGCCGTTGCGCACGATCGCCGGCACCGACGCGTAGGTCTCGGTGTTGTTGATCGTGGTGGGCTTGCCGTACAGGCCGAAATTGGCCGGGAACGGCGGCTTGAAGCGCGGCTGGCCCTTCTTGCCTTCCAGCGACTCCATCAGCGCGGTTTCTTCGCCGCAGATGTAGGCGCCCGCGCCCAGCGCGTTGTACAGGTCAATGTCCACGCCCGAGCCGAGGATGTTCTTGCCCAGCCAGCCGTGCTTGTAGGCCTCGGCGGTGGCTTCTTCCAGGTGCTCGAACGGCTCGTGGTGGAACTCGCCGCGCAGGTAGTTGTAGCCCACGGTCGAACCGGTGGCGTAGCAGGCGATCGCCATACCCTCGATCACCGCGTGCGGGTTGTAGCGCAGGATGTCGCGATCCTTGGCGGTGCCCGGCTCGGATTCGTCCGAATTGCAGAGGATGTACTTCTGCATGTCGCCCTTGGGCATGAAGCTCCACTTCAGGCCGGTCGGGAAGCCTGCGCCGCCACGGCCGCGCAGGCCGGACTGCTTGACCATCTCCACGACCTCGGCCGGCGGGATCTTCTCTTCGATGATCTTGCGCAGCGCGGCGTAGCCGCCGGTCTTCAGGTAGTTCTCGTACGACCACGGCTTATCGAAATGCAGCGTGGTGTAGACGGCCTGGTGCTCCTTCGGAGCGGGGCCGACCGGGCCGTAGCCCTCTGAGTAGTGTGAATGGCCTGCCATGCGCTTACTCCAGCCCGTCCAGCAGTTCGTCGACCTTCGCCGGCGTCAGCTTCTCGTGGTAGTGGCCGTTGATGACCACGACCGGCGCGCCGCAGCACGCGGCCACGCACTCTTCCTCGCGCTTCAGGTAGACGCGGCCGTCGGCGGTGGACTCGCCCAGCCGGCAGCCGAGCTTCTTCTCCGCGTGCGCGACCAGATCCTCGGCGCCGTTGAGCCAGCAACTGATGTTGGTGCAGAAGGCCACGTTGTTGCGGCCGACCTTCTCGGTCTCGAACATCGAGTAGAAGCTGGCCACCTCGTAAGCCCACACCGGCGGCAGGTCGAGGTACTTGGCGACGGCGGCGATCAGCTCGTCGGTCAGCCAGCCCTCGTTCTGCTCCTGCGCGGCATGCAGGCCCTGCAGCACCGCCGAGCGCTTGCGGTCCGGCGGGAACTTGGTCAGCCAGTGATCGATGTGCGCGCGCGTCTTGTCGCTCAACGCCACCAGCGGATCGACGTTCTGCGCCGCTTCGAAATTACCCGTGGCCCTCATCGGTCCACCTCACCAAAGACAAGATCATAGGTACCGATCATCGCGACGACGTCGGGAAGCATGTGGCCGCGCACGATCTCGTCCATCGAGGACAGGTGCGCGAAGCCCGGCGCGCGCAACTTCACGCGGAACGGCTTGTTGGCGCCGTCGGACACCAGGTAGCAGCCGAACTCGCCCTTCGGCGCTTCGACCGCGGCGTAGGTCTCGCCGGCAGGCACGCAGTAGCCTTCGCTGAAGAGCTTGAAGTGGTGGATCAGCGCTTCCATGTCGTCCTTCATCTCCTCGCGGGAGGGCGGCGCGACCTTGAAGTTCTGCACCATGACCGGGCCGGGGTTGGCCTTCAGCCACTGCACGCACTGCTTGATGATGCGGTTGGACTGGCGCATCTCGGCCACACGGACCAGGTAGCGGTCGTAGCAGTCGCCGTTGACGCCGACCGGGATGTCGAAGTCGACCGCATCGTACTTCGCGTACGGCTGTTTCTTGCGCAGGTCCCAGGCGATGCCCGAGCCACGCAGCATGGCGCCGGTCATGCCCCACGCACGCGCCTGCTCCGGCGCGACCACGCCGATGCCGACGGTGCGCTGCTTCCAGATGCGGTTGTCGGTCAGCAGCGTCTCGTACTCGTCGACGCGCTTGGGGAATTCGTTGGTGAAGTCTTCCAGGAAGTCGAGCAGCGAGCCTTCGCGCGCCTGGTTGAACTGCTTGAGCGCCTTGCCCTTGCGCCAGGGCGATTCCTTGTACTTCGGCATGTGGTCCGGCAGGTCGCGGTAGACGCCGCCCGGACGGTAGTACGCCGCATGCATGCGCGCGCCACTGACGGCCTCGTAGCAGTCCATCAGTTCTTCGCGCTCGCGGAAGGCGTACAGCATGACCGCCATGGCGCCGAGGTCGAGCGCGTTGGAGCCGACCCACATCAGGTGGTTCAGGATGCGGGTGATCTCGTCGTACATCGTGCGGATGTACTGCGCGCGCTCCGGCGCCTCGATGCCCATCAGGGTCTCGATGGCCCGCACGTAGGCGTGCTCGTTGCACATCATCGACACGTAGTCGAGGCGGTCCATGTAGCCGATCGACTGGTTGAACGGCTTCGATTCCGCCAGTTTCTCGGTGCCCCGATGCAGCAGGCCGACGTGGGGATCGGCGCGGACGATGGTCTCGCCGTCCATCTCCAGGATCAGGCGCAGCACGCCGTGCGCGGCCGGGTGCTGGGGACCGAAGTTGAGCGTGTAGTTACGGATCTCCTGCTTGCTCTCGGCAGGGTTGCTGGCGAACGCGGCGCCGGATTGCGGATTGCTCATGCCTTGCCCTCGCGCGCGGCCGCTTCGCCGGCGGCGGTCTGGTAGCGCGCGTCGTCGCGGATCACGCGCGGCACGCCGACGCGCGGCTCGACCGAGGTGACCGGCTCGTACACCACGCGCTTCTTCTCTTCGTCGTAGCGGACTTCGACGTTGCCGATCAGCGGGAAGTCCTTGCGGAACGGATGGCCGACGAACCCGTAGTCGGTCAGGATGCGGCGCAGGTCCGGATGGCCCTCGAAGATGATGCCGTACAGGTCGAACGCCTCGCGCTCGAACCAGTTCAGGCCCGGCCACACGTCGCACAGCGAGGCGACCACGGGCAGGCCGTCGTCCGGCGCGAAGCAGCGCACGCGCACGCGGCGGTTGTGCTGGTACGACAGCAGGTGCAGGACCACGGCGAAGCGGTTCGGGCGGGCGGCGTCGCGCGGGCGCTGATCCCAGTCGAAACGGCCCGGACCGAAGCCTTCGACGCCGCGGCTGAAGCCCTCGGACGACACGTCGGCGGTGTCCCACTCGGTGCTGCCGTAGCCCAGGTAGTCCACGCCGCTGAGGTCGACGGCCTGTTCGAAACCGAACTCGTCGCGCAGCGCCAGGGCCACCGCGTGCCAGGACGCGGGGGGCACTTCCAGGGTGATTTCGCCGCGCGGCTCGGCCACGCTGACCGTGGCGTCCGCGAAGCGGGTGCGCACCTGGTCGGTGAAGTTTGCAGCTTGCTCAGCCATGGGGCGTGGCGTGCTCTAGAAAGGATCGGGGGAAAGGAGGATCAGCGCGCGATGGTCTGCGTGCGCCAGATCTTCTTCTGCAACTGCAGGATGCCGTACACCAGCGCCTCGGCGGTGGGCGGGCAACCCGGCACGTACACGTCGACCGGCACCACGCGGTCGCAACCGCGCACGACCGAGTAGGAGTAGTGGTAGTAGCCGCCGCCGTTGGCGCAGCTGCCCATCGAGATCACCCACTTCGGGTCCGGCATCTGGTCGTAGACCTTGCGCAGCGCAGGCGCCATCTTGTTGACCAGCGTGCCCGCCACGATCATCACGTCGGACTGGCGCGGCGACGGACGGAACACCACGCCGTAGCGGTCCAGGTCCAGGCGCGAGGTGCCGGCGTGCATCATCTCGACGGCGCAGCAGGCCAGGCCGAACGTCATCGGCCACATGGAGCCGGTGCGCGCCCAGTTCATCAGCGCGTCGACGCTGGTGGTCACGTAGCCCTTTTCCAGCAGCGGGTTGTCGCCCTCGGGGCGCAGGATGTCGTCCACCCGCCCTTCCGGGATCGGGTTGTTCATCAGACGGTCGACGGTCTGGATCACTCCCATTCGAGCGCTCCCTTCTTCCAAACGTAAATGAAGCCGAGGAAGAGCATGCCCACGAACAGGCCCATCGTGACCAGCGCACGCGGACCCAGCTCCTGGAACACCAGCGTCCACGGAACGATGAAGATGATTTCCAGATCGAACACGATGAACTGGATGGCGATCAGGTAGTAGCGCACGTCGAACTTCATGCGCGCGTCCTCGAAGGCCTCGAAGCCGCATTCGTACGGGGACAGCTTCTGGGCGTCGGGACGACGCGGACCGAGGAAGCGACCGGCGACCATCAGCGCGATGCCGATGCCGGTGGCGACGATCAGGAACAACAGGGTGGGCAGGTAATTGGCCAGCACTCGCTTGTCTCGTCTTGTCCTATCCGCCGGCGCGCGGGACGCGCACGGCATGAATGGGGCTCGCATCGTCCGCGAGCGGCTGCGCCGCGAGCGATCCGCCGATGCGACCATCGGGCCCACCTTCCGCGGGAGCCCTTCCGCAACACGTACCGGGCGCCCGATGAATCGGCGGGATTGTAACGGTTCGTGAACTCGCTAGTAAACGATTACCGACGCATACCGCCGCCGTCGGCGAAAGAAAAAACCCGCCTTCCGGCGGGTTTTTCGCTGCGGGAGCGACGTTGCCGCCGACCCGCCTCATTGGTGCCCAAGAGGGGACTCGAACCCCTACGACTTTCGCCGCTACCACCTCAAGGTAGTGCGTCTACCAATTCCGCCACCTGGGCTTTGAAACCTGCGCGACGCTGCGCGCGCCCCGCCATTGTATCCGCGATCAACCGCCCTGCGGCGGTGTTGCCGGCGGCGTTTCCGCCGCAGGTGCCGTCTGCTGCGGCGCGGGTGCCGCCGGCACGCTGTCGACCGCCGGCGCGGGCGCCTGCTGGATCGGCGAACTCGGCACGGTCGACGGCTTGGGCAGTTCGCCCGCCGGCGCGGCCGGCGCCGCGGGCAGCTGCGACATCACGCCCAGATTCTGCTCGGTGGTCGGGCGCGCACTGTGCGTCGCGTACCAGGCCATGAACAGGCTGATGCCGAAGAACGCGATGGCCAGCCACTTGGTGCTCTTGGACAGGAAGTTGGACGCGCCGCGCGCGCCGAACACCGTGCCGGAGGCGCCGCCGCCGAAGCC includes the following:
- the nuoF gene encoding NADH-quinone oxidoreductase subunit NuoF produces the protein MAGHSHYSEGYGPVGPAPKEHQAVYTTLHFDKPWSYENYLKTGGYAALRKIIEEKIPPAEVVEMVKQSGLRGRGGAGFPTGLKWSFMPKGDMQKYILCNSDESEPGTAKDRDILRYNPHAVIEGMAIACYATGSTVGYNYLRGEFHHEPFEHLEEATAEAYKHGWLGKNILGSGVDIDLYNALGAGAYICGEETALMESLEGKKGQPRFKPPFPANFGLYGKPTTINNTETYASVPAIVRNGAEWFMNLGKPNNGGCKIFSVSGHVAKPGNHEIRLGTPFAELLELCGGMREGRKLKAVIPGGSSMPVLPGEVMMGLTMDYDSIQKAGSGLGSGAVIVMDDTTCMVRACQRIARFYFKESCGQCTPCREGTGWMYRMLTRVAEHKATIEDLQTLRAAAGQIEGHTICAFGEAAAWPVQGMLRHFWHEFEYAIVNKRFLVDDERNGTVVRSNLEVAA
- the nuoE gene encoding NADH-quinone oxidoreductase subunit NuoE → MRATGNFEAAQNVDPLVALSDKTRAHIDHWLTKFPPDRKRSAVLQGLHAAQEQNEGWLTDELIAAVAKYLDLPPVWAYEVASFYSMFETEKVGRNNVAFCTNISCWLNGAEDLVAHAEKKLGCRLGESTADGRVYLKREEECVAACCGAPVVVINGHYHEKLTPAKVDELLDGLE
- a CDS encoding NADH-quinone oxidoreductase subunit D, whose protein sequence is MSNPQSGAAFASNPAESKQEIRNYTLNFGPQHPAAHGVLRLILEMDGETIVRADPHVGLLHRGTEKLAESKPFNQSIGYMDRLDYVSMMCNEHAYVRAIETLMGIEAPERAQYIRTMYDEITRILNHLMWVGSNALDLGAMAVMLYAFREREELMDCYEAVSGARMHAAYYRPGGVYRDLPDHMPKYKESPWRKGKALKQFNQAREGSLLDFLEDFTNEFPKRVDEYETLLTDNRIWKQRTVGIGVVAPEQARAWGMTGAMLRGSGIAWDLRKKQPYAKYDAVDFDIPVGVNGDCYDRYLVRVAEMRQSNRIIKQCVQWLKANPGPVMVQNFKVAPPSREEMKDDMEALIHHFKLFSEGYCVPAGETYAAVEAPKGEFGCYLVSDGANKPFRVKLRAPGFAHLSSMDEIVRGHMLPDVVAMIGTYDLVFGEVDR
- a CDS encoding NADH-quinone oxidoreductase subunit C → MAEQAANFTDQVRTRFADATVSVAEPRGEITLEVPPASWHAVALALRDEFGFEQAVDLSGVDYLGYGSTEWDTADVSSEGFSRGVEGFGPGRFDWDQRPRDAARPNRFAVVLHLLSYQHNRRVRVRCFAPDDGLPVVASLCDVWPGLNWFEREAFDLYGIIFEGHPDLRRILTDYGFVGHPFRKDFPLIGNVEVRYDEEKKRVVYEPVTSVEPRVGVPRVIRDDARYQTAAGEAAAREGKA
- a CDS encoding NuoB/complex I 20 kDa subunit family protein; the encoded protein is MGVIQTVDRLMNNPIPEGRVDDILRPEGDNPLLEKGYVTTSVDALMNWARTGSMWPMTFGLACCAVEMMHAGTSRLDLDRYGVVFRPSPRQSDVMIVAGTLVNKMAPALRKVYDQMPDPKWVISMGSCANGGGYYHYSYSVVRGCDRVVPVDVYVPGCPPTAEALVYGILQLQKKIWRTQTIAR
- a CDS encoding NADH-quinone oxidoreductase subunit A, with product MLANYLPTLLFLIVATGIGIALMVAGRFLGPRRPDAQKLSPYECGFEAFEDARMKFDVRYYLIAIQFIVFDLEIIFIVPWTLVFQELGPRALVTMGLFVGMLFLGFIYVWKKGALEWE
- the secG gene encoding preprotein translocase subunit SecG encodes the protein MWMLILNVVYVLVAIAIIALVLMQRGSGAQAGSGFGGGASGTVFGARGASNFLSKSTKWLAIAFFGISLFMAWYATHSARPTTEQNLGVMSQLPAAPAAPAGELPKPSTVPSSPIQQAPAPAVDSVPAAPAPQQTAPAAETPPATPPQGG